In Acidobacteriota bacterium, a genomic segment contains:
- a CDS encoding symmetrical bis(5'-nucleosyl)-tetraphosphatase: protein MRLHLGWFMATYVIGDIQGCYKTLRLLLKEVGFRPSKDRIWLVGDIVNRGPGSLDALRWAYQLSNKGRLVTVLGNHDLHLLAVAEGLRKSREGDTLDDILEAEDRHELLDWLRHRPLLHRKGKKVLVHAGLAPDWDIERAEDLAHEGESALSGRHYRAVLERLDGRPVSQWKESLAGPDRINAILQVFTRIRTCTTTGHLCLGYGGPPKKAPRGCIPWYQVPGRASARHTIFFGHWAALGLHIGKRIRALESGCVWGNEMTAYRLKDGKVFQVPCAEPELQKKTSKSRA, encoded by the coding sequence TTGCGTTTACACCTTGGCTGGTTCATGGCCACCTATGTGATCGGCGACATTCAGGGTTGCTACAAGACGCTGCGCCTTCTGCTCAAGGAGGTCGGCTTCCGGCCATCCAAGGACCGCATCTGGCTGGTGGGCGACATCGTCAACCGCGGCCCGGGATCGCTTGATGCCCTCCGCTGGGCCTATCAACTCAGCAACAAAGGTCGCCTGGTGACCGTTCTGGGCAATCACGATCTGCACCTGCTGGCGGTGGCCGAAGGGCTGCGCAAGAGCCGCGAGGGCGACACGCTGGACGACATTTTAGAGGCCGAGGACCGCCACGAGTTGCTGGACTGGCTGCGCCACCGTCCTCTGCTCCACCGCAAGGGCAAGAAAGTGCTGGTGCATGCAGGGCTTGCCCCGGATTGGGACATCGAACGGGCCGAGGACCTGGCTCACGAAGGAGAATCGGCCCTCAGCGGACGCCACTACCGGGCCGTGTTGGAGCGCCTCGACGGGCGTCCCGTCAGCCAGTGGAAGGAGAGCCTCGCCGGTCCCGACCGCATCAACGCCATCCTGCAAGTCTTCACCCGCATCCGCACCTGCACGACCACCGGCCACCTCTGCCTGGGCTACGGCGGACCGCCCAAGAAGGCACCCCGCGGCTGCATTCCCTGGTACCAGGTACCGGGACGCGCCAGCGCCCGCCACACCATCTTCTTCGGTCACTGGGCGGCACTGGGCCTGCACATCGGCAAGCGCATCAGGGCCCTGGAGAGCGGCTGCGTATGGGGCAACGAAATGACCGCGTACCGCCTCAAGGACGGCAAGGTCTTCCAGGTCCCCTGCGCCGAACCCGAACTGCAGAAAAAGACCTCCAAGAGCCGGGCCTGA
- a CDS encoding DUF3311 domain-containing protein produces the protein MRFFSSKLTPRQRLVYGGAAAFFLLAFLAMLWPIYPSFSRIEPRLLGMPFSLVYLVSWLLACFFLILAIYLWESRKGEFDDE, from the coding sequence ATGCGCTTTTTCTCCTCCAAACTCACCCCTCGGCAGCGCCTGGTCTACGGGGGAGCCGCGGCTTTTTTCCTGTTGGCCTTTTTGGCCATGCTGTGGCCCATCTATCCCAGCTTCAGCCGCATCGAGCCGCGCCTGCTGGGAATGCCTTTCTCGCTGGTCTACCTGGTGTCCTGGCTGCTGGCCTGCTTCTTTCTCATCCTGGCCATCTACCTGTGGGAGTCGAGAAAGGGAGAGTTCGACGATGAGTAG
- a CDS encoding ABC transporter ATP-binding protein, producing MSKKLDIVKKQELLKVEDLHMVYQSGKLESTALRGVGFRVKAGEFVAIMGPSGCGKSTLLHIIGGLLRPSSGRVLIDGFDMAQAKDGERTRVRRDKIGFVFQRFNLLPTLTARDNIELASRLHNNHFDIGKANELLRMLGLEDKMHHKPSELSGGEQQRVAIARAIINRPALLLADEPTGNLDSGNSRMVLEMLKHLNQEYKQTILMITHDHEAAASAGRILEMRDGKLLSRVQNLFYAMEQKLL from the coding sequence ATGAGTAAAAAGCTGGACATTGTGAAGAAGCAAGAGCTGCTGAAAGTAGAAGACCTGCACATGGTCTACCAGAGCGGAAAACTGGAGTCGACGGCTCTGAGAGGCGTCGGCTTTAGGGTCAAGGCCGGGGAATTCGTGGCCATCATGGGCCCCAGCGGGTGCGGCAAATCGACCCTGCTGCACATCATCGGCGGACTGCTCAGACCCAGTTCGGGACGCGTCCTCATCGACGGATTCGACATGGCTCAGGCCAAAGACGGCGAACGCACGCGGGTGCGCCGGGACAAGATCGGATTCGTCTTTCAGCGCTTCAACCTGCTTCCCACCCTGACCGCCCGCGACAACATCGAGTTGGCGTCGCGCCTGCACAACAACCACTTCGACATCGGCAAGGCCAACGAGCTGCTTCGCATGTTGGGGCTGGAAGACAAGATGCACCACAAGCCCTCGGAGTTGTCGGGCGGCGAGCAACAGCGCGTCGCCATAGCCCGCGCCATCATCAACCGCCCCGCCCTGCTGCTGGCCGACGAGCCTACGGGCAATCTCGATTCGGGCAATTCGCGCATGGTGCTGGAGATGCTCAAGCACCTCAATCAGGAATACAAGCAGACCATCCTCATGATCACCCACGATCACGAGGCCGCCGCCAGCGCCGGCCGCATCCTGGAGATGCGCGACGGCAAGCTCCTGAGCCGGGTGCAGAACCTCTTCTACGCCATGGAGCAGAAACTACTCTAA
- a CDS encoding outer membrane lipoprotein carrier protein LolA — MKRWTALFSILFFLLSVVLAAETAPQEDDLTLDQVLQRLDERSHKVKSLHSGIEIKNWIKLLTEFDRPEKGEIWLLKDSGKTYFRRQIEEPHTNVLVVDGQEAVYYQPRIKQAVLYSLKGGGQKQHGVGNLFFALLTDRETLEGNYQVELTGREEIRGQNTYVLQLIPRDPQAARDFSKLVFYLSPQHWMPLRQTIHQSIGDYQQMDFTDLEINPKIDKNRFDLKLPDDVQRKRL; from the coding sequence ATGAAGCGTTGGACCGCACTGTTTTCGATTCTCTTCTTCCTCCTGTCGGTAGTGTTGGCGGCTGAAACGGCCCCTCAAGAGGACGATTTGACCCTCGATCAGGTCTTGCAGCGCCTGGACGAGCGCTCGCACAAGGTCAAGTCACTGCATTCGGGAATCGAGATCAAGAACTGGATCAAGCTGCTGACGGAATTCGACCGTCCCGAGAAGGGCGAGATCTGGCTCCTCAAGGACTCTGGAAAGACCTATTTCCGCCGTCAAATCGAGGAGCCGCACACCAATGTCCTGGTGGTGGACGGTCAAGAAGCCGTCTACTACCAGCCCCGCATCAAGCAGGCCGTCCTCTACAGCCTCAAGGGCGGAGGCCAAAAGCAGCACGGAGTGGGCAACCTCTTTTTCGCCCTGTTGACCGACCGCGAAACGCTGGAAGGCAACTATCAGGTGGAACTGACGGGGCGTGAAGAGATCCGGGGCCAGAACACCTACGTCCTGCAGCTCATCCCCCGCGACCCGCAAGCGGCCCGCGACTTTTCAAAGCTGGTCTTCTACCTTTCGCCCCAGCACTGGATGCCTCTGCGCCAAACCATCCACCAGAGCATCGGCGACTACCAGCAGATGGACTTCACCGACCTGGAGATCAATCCCAAGATCGACAAGAACCGCTTCGACCTGAAGCTGCCCGACGACGTCCAGCGCAAGCGCCTCTAA
- a CDS encoding sodium:solute symporter family protein, with protein MSSWVIVFLVTVGYLGASLVVGLYSGRKASESTEGYVAGDRSLGFLVLYFVMGASIFSAFAFLGAPGWAYSRGAAVFYILSYGTVGLLPWYFFGPRIARLGRRFGYVTQAQLFAHRFQSPLLSAVLAVISLIAFLPYLTLQMQGAGYVFNVVTEGRIPEWLGAAIAYGVVLIYVFHSGVMGVGWTNTFQGIFMLILAWVLGLYLPYKLYGGIGPMFDQIAQARPEMLTPPGLDGAGDLWTWGGYSSAIAISAIGFSLWPHYFMKIYTARNNRTLKQTIVFYPTFQIFLVPIMFIGFSAILSFPGVSPADSILPTVLMSMELPALVIGLFCAGALAASMSSGDAIVHAAGSILVRDLYRVAKPDLSPQREIFLIRILVVAIGAVAYIFAVGTELSLVFLLLLSYGFIAQIFPVLLATFFFPGATRAGVLSGLFAGFAVVLLFNLVPGLQWQNIHPGLWGLAANALTLLAVSPLTQPLERNHVDQFVVE; from the coding sequence ATGAGTAGCTGGGTTATCGTCTTTCTGGTCACCGTCGGCTACCTGGGGGCATCCCTTGTGGTCGGTCTCTACTCGGGACGCAAGGCTTCGGAGAGCACCGAAGGCTATGTGGCGGGCGACCGTTCGCTGGGCTTCCTGGTGCTCTACTTCGTGATGGGAGCTTCCATCTTCAGCGCCTTCGCCTTTTTGGGTGCGCCGGGATGGGCCTACTCGCGGGGGGCGGCCGTCTTCTACATCCTCTCCTACGGCACCGTGGGGCTGCTGCCCTGGTACTTCTTCGGCCCCCGCATCGCCCGGCTGGGACGCCGCTTCGGATACGTCACCCAGGCCCAGCTCTTCGCCCACCGCTTCCAGAGTCCGCTGCTTTCGGCGGTGCTGGCCGTCATCAGCCTGATCGCCTTTCTGCCCTATCTGACTTTGCAGATGCAGGGGGCCGGATACGTATTCAACGTGGTCACCGAAGGACGCATTCCCGAGTGGCTCGGGGCCGCCATCGCCTATGGAGTGGTGCTCATCTACGTCTTTCATTCGGGCGTGATGGGAGTGGGTTGGACCAACACCTTCCAGGGCATCTTCATGTTGATTCTGGCCTGGGTGCTGGGGCTCTACCTGCCCTACAAGCTCTACGGCGGCATCGGTCCCATGTTCGATCAGATCGCCCAAGCCCGCCCCGAAATGCTTACGCCGCCCGGCTTGGACGGCGCAGGCGACCTGTGGACCTGGGGAGGCTATTCCAGCGCCATCGCCATCTCAGCCATCGGATTCAGCCTCTGGCCCCACTACTTCATGAAGATCTACACGGCCAGGAACAACCGCACCCTCAAGCAGACCATCGTCTTCTATCCCACCTTCCAGATCTTCCTGGTGCCCATCATGTTCATCGGCTTCTCGGCCATCCTGAGCTTTCCGGGAGTCAGCCCCGCCGACAGCATCCTGCCCACGGTCCTGATGTCGATGGAACTTCCCGCCCTGGTCATCGGCCTTTTCTGCGCCGGAGCGCTGGCGGCTTCCATGTCCAGCGGCGATGCCATCGTGCACGCCGCCGGCTCCATCCTGGTGCGCGACCTCTACCGCGTGGCCAAGCCCGACCTGAGTCCTCAGCGCGAGATCTTTCTCATCCGCATACTGGTGGTGGCGATCGGCGCCGTGGCCTACATCTTCGCGGTGGGGACCGAGCTGTCGCTGGTCTTCCTGCTGCTGCTCTCCTACGGATTCATCGCCCAGATCTTCCCCGTGCTGCTGGCCACCTTCTTCTTTCCCGGCGCCACCCGGGCGGGCGTCCTCAGCGGACTCTTCGCAGGCTTCGCCGTGGTGCTGCTCTTCAACCTGGTCCCCGGCCTGCAATGGCAGAACATCCATCCGGGACTGTGGGGCCTGGCCGCCAACGCGCTGACGCTGCTCGCCGTCTCTCCTCTCACTCAGCCGCTGGAAAGGAACCACGTCGACCAGTTCGTCGTCGAGTAA